In Pedobacter heparinus DSM 2366, the following are encoded in one genomic region:
- a CDS encoding TonB-dependent receptor — MPYTNRIVLILFLIAQFQFVSAQNKKTVNGNVTDAKTGETLIGASVKLAGNTQAGTLTNAYGFYSLNTAEGNYEIAVSFIGYKTIRQNISIAKDTRLNFAMEEDNQLNEVIISATKRNENVSSPQMGLQKIDVREINNVPVLLGERDILKTIQLLPGIKSAGEGNSGFYVRGGATDQNLILLDEAPVYNASHLLGFFSTFNSDAIKDVSVYKGGMPAQYGGRLASVLDIKMNDGNRKTYTAEGGIGLISSRLKVEGPIVKDKGSFMVSARRTYMDALLSLSPDSNINSNILFFYDLNAKANYQLDEKNTLYLSGYFGRDKLGIADTFGFNWGNTTVTLRWNHLYSNRLFSNTSLIYSNYNYVIQNFMEENNFEVNSSIKDFNLKQDFEYSLSNSHNLKFGLNAIHHTIAPGKLTATATSSVNETRYEDRKGLELATYISDEWTVSPKMNLVYGLRLSSFSLMGPGNIKTYDAEGNTTGTTTYHAGEFVKSYFNLEPRVSASYQLSNSSSLKAAYTRNVQNVHLMSNSTSTSPTDLYIMNSNNVKPEIADQIAGGYFRNFNDDNYEFSAEVYYKWMQNQIEYRSGTDLRGNANVEADLLYGDGRAYGLELFFKKRFGRFNGWIGYTWSRTERQFDAFNNGKWFYAKQDRTHDLSLVGIYKASTRWTFSSVFVYNTGNAVTFPSGKYQINGRTVFYYTEKNSYRTPAYHRLDVSATLEGKPGRKLQSSWSFGIYNLYNRQNAFSIDFKDDPDDATKTQAVRTTLFGIIPSVTWNFKF; from the coding sequence ATGCCATATACCAATAGAATTGTACTGATTCTCTTTTTGATAGCTCAATTCCAGTTTGTATCTGCACAAAATAAAAAAACGGTTAATGGAAATGTAACGGATGCCAAAACAGGCGAAACATTGATTGGGGCAAGTGTTAAGCTTGCAGGCAATACACAGGCTGGTACTTTAACCAATGCTTATGGCTTCTATTCGCTGAATACTGCCGAAGGTAATTATGAAATTGCTGTCAGTTTTATTGGCTATAAAACCATCAGACAAAATATCAGCATTGCGAAAGATACCAGGCTTAATTTTGCAATGGAAGAAGACAATCAGCTCAATGAAGTAATCATATCGGCTACAAAAAGAAACGAAAATGTAAGCAGTCCGCAAATGGGCCTGCAAAAGATAGACGTCCGCGAAATCAACAACGTGCCCGTATTGCTGGGCGAGCGTGATATCCTTAAAACGATACAGTTGCTGCCCGGCATCAAATCGGCGGGCGAGGGGAATAGTGGTTTTTATGTGCGGGGCGGGGCTACCGATCAGAACCTGATTCTTTTAGATGAAGCACCTGTTTACAATGCCTCGCATTTACTGGGTTTCTTCTCAACCTTTAATTCCGACGCGATAAAAGATGTAAGCGTTTATAAGGGAGGGATGCCTGCACAATATGGAGGGCGACTGGCCTCGGTACTGGATATTAAAATGAACGATGGAAACCGTAAAACCTATACTGCCGAAGGTGGGATAGGTCTCATTTCATCCCGTTTAAAAGTTGAAGGCCCCATTGTAAAAGATAAAGGTTCATTTATGGTAAGTGCCCGCAGAACTTACATGGATGCCCTTCTGTCCTTATCGCCAGATAGCAATATAAACAGCAATATCCTCTTTTTTTACGACCTGAATGCAAAGGCCAATTACCAGCTTGATGAAAAGAACACCCTATATCTATCAGGGTATTTTGGCCGCGATAAACTGGGTATAGCTGATACCTTTGGTTTTAACTGGGGCAATACCACTGTTACCCTAAGGTGGAACCATCTGTACAGCAACAGATTGTTTTCTAACACTTCTCTTATTTACAGCAATTACAATTATGTGATCCAGAACTTTATGGAAGAAAATAACTTTGAGGTAAATTCTTCTATTAAAGACTTTAATTTAAAGCAGGATTTTGAATACAGCCTTAGCAACAGCCATAATCTGAAGTTTGGTTTAAATGCCATTCACCATACCATTGCCCCTGGCAAACTAACTGCTACAGCAACTTCAAGTGTAAATGAAACCAGGTATGAAGACCGCAAAGGCCTGGAACTTGCTACCTATATATCGGACGAATGGACGGTAAGCCCTAAAATGAACCTGGTTTATGGACTACGTTTAAGCAGTTTTTCTTTAATGGGGCCTGGCAACATCAAAACTTATGATGCCGAGGGTAATACCACCGGTACCACTACGTATCACGCAGGCGAGTTTGTGAAAAGCTATTTTAATCTGGAACCCAGGGTTTCGGCCAGTTATCAGCTCAGCAATTCAAGTTCCTTAAAAGCTGCCTATACGCGCAATGTCCAGAATGTGCACCTGATGTCCAATTCAACTTCTACTTCTCCTACAGATCTGTACATCATGAACAGCAATAATGTAAAACCAGAAATTGCTGATCAGATTGCAGGGGGCTATTTCCGTAATTTTAACGACGATAATTACGAGTTTTCTGCAGAAGTTTATTATAAGTGGATGCAAAACCAGATCGAATACCGGAGTGGTACAGATTTGCGTGGCAATGCAAATGTAGAAGCTGATTTGTTGTACGGTGATGGCCGGGCTTACGGATTGGAGCTGTTTTTTAAGAAAAGGTTTGGCCGGTTTAACGGATGGATAGGTTATACCTGGTCGCGTACGGAGCGGCAATTTGATGCCTTTAACAATGGCAAATGGTTTTATGCAAAACAGGACAGAACGCATGACCTGTCGCTTGTAGGTATTTATAAAGCGAGTACACGCTGGACTTTCTCCTCTGTCTTTGTGTATAACACCGGTAATGCCGTCACCTTTCCAAGTGGCAAATACCAGATCAACGGGCGCACCGTTTTTTATTATACTGAAAAGAACAGTTACCGCACACCGGCATACCATCGTTTAGATGTATCGGCCACACTCGAAGGGAAACCGGGCAGAAAGCTGCAGTCCAGCTGGTCTTTCGGAATCTATAATTTATATAACCGTCAAAATGCATTTTCTATAGATTTTAAGGATGATCCGGATGATGCAACCAAAACACAGGCTGTACGGACAACCTTATTTGGTATTATCCCTTCTGTAACCTGGAACTTTAAATTTTAG
- a CDS encoding DUF4249 domain-containing protein, which produces MNNFKIKVILAAMLFSSCEKVIDLKLDNAEPVVVIDGGLSDQNENQVIKVSKTYNFTEPNKFNGVTGAKVVLTRPNGSTINYNEIAPGIYQSAKFRGVTGVRYALDVTIDGKIYSAASTMPGKVMLDSLSFRQFNFFGKINTYVAVNYQDPVEVQNQYRYILKVKGKVEDDMVSEDRFNNGNSVSDVIFYKLDDLVSGDSLHVEFQCIDRNVYRYFYSLGQNAGNGGPPVSPANPVSNFNNGALGVFNAYTSSKRTAVIK; this is translated from the coding sequence ATGAACAATTTTAAAATAAAGGTGATTTTAGCAGCAATGCTGTTCAGCAGTTGTGAAAAGGTGATTGACCTGAAACTGGATAATGCTGAACCTGTTGTGGTTATTGATGGGGGGCTAAGCGACCAAAATGAAAATCAGGTTATAAAGGTGTCTAAAACCTATAATTTTACCGAACCCAATAAGTTTAACGGAGTAACAGGTGCAAAGGTAGTGCTTACCCGGCCAAATGGCAGCACCATCAATTACAATGAAATAGCACCAGGTATATATCAAAGTGCCAAATTCAGAGGGGTAACTGGCGTCAGGTATGCTTTGGATGTAACTATAGATGGTAAAATCTACAGTGCCGCATCTACTATGCCCGGAAAGGTAATGCTGGATTCATTGAGTTTCAGGCAGTTTAATTTTTTTGGTAAAATAAATACTTATGTGGCTGTAAATTATCAGGACCCGGTAGAGGTACAGAACCAGTACCGTTATATTTTGAAGGTAAAGGGTAAGGTAGAGGACGATATGGTAAGTGAGGATCGTTTTAACAATGGTAACAGTGTTTCAGATGTTATTTTCTATAAACTGGATGATCTGGTTTCGGGCGATAGCCTACATGTCGAATTTCAATGCATAGACCGGAATGTATACCGGTATTTTTACAGTCTGGGACAAAATGCAGGTAATGGCGGGCCACCTGTATCACCTGCAAATCCGGTTTCTAATTTTAATAATGGTGCCTTGGGCGTTTTTAATGCCTATACTTCCAGCAAAAGAACGGCGGTAATCAAGTAA
- a CDS encoding Lrp/AsnC family transcriptional regulator translates to MSTGLDQTDIRILQILQKDAALSNEAIAAKVNKSIATIHARVKRLKENGYIKRIVAILDNRKIDRSQIAFSQVYLKSHTKESLKEFKDEVAKFDEVMECFQMTGTFDFILRIATRNMDHYNLFYNEKLATLSSISTIQTSFVMSEIKSDTAYSL, encoded by the coding sequence ATGTCTACAGGTCTGGATCAAACTGATATCAGGATATTGCAAATTTTGCAAAAAGATGCTGCACTCAGTAACGAAGCAATTGCTGCCAAGGTGAACAAATCTATTGCAACAATCCACGCAAGGGTAAAGCGGTTAAAAGAAAATGGATACATCAAACGAATTGTTGCGATCCTTGATAACCGAAAGATAGACAGGAGCCAGATTGCCTTTTCACAAGTTTATCTGAAATCTCATACCAAAGAGAGCTTAAAGGAATTTAAGGATGAAGTTGCAAAGTTTGATGAAGTGATGGAGTGCTTTCAAATGACTGGGACTTTCGATTTTATTCTCCGGATTGCTACACGAAATATGGATCATTACAATTTGTTTTATAATGAGAAACTGGCAACTTTATCTAGTATAAGCACCATACAGACTTCATTTGTAATGTCAGAAATCAAAAGCGACACGGCATATTCACTATAA
- a CDS encoding aldose 1-epimerase family protein: protein MIFLENEQICTSIASKGAELQSLKSKKNNVNYLWNGNPEYWGKFSPVLFPIVGGLKNNTYYFEGKEYQLPRHGFARDKDFQVKQLSATEALLTLSDDEESLKVYPFRFVLQLRYQLSDRAISCTYEVLNPDNEKSMLFSIGGHPAFATSTEGGLKYTDYFLQFNKDTELVYHKVKHDLIDSETAVIELKEGKLPLNHALFYDDALVLKTLKSDCITLHNHKNKNGIHFRFKNFPFFGIWAAKNADFVCLEPWCGLADGTAHDQHIEHKEGIVTLGPNETFVRKWEVECF, encoded by the coding sequence ATGATTTTTCTTGAAAACGAACAAATTTGCACTTCAATTGCAAGTAAGGGTGCCGAATTACAAAGCTTAAAAAGCAAAAAAAACAATGTAAATTACCTTTGGAATGGTAATCCTGAATACTGGGGTAAGTTCAGTCCGGTGCTGTTCCCAATTGTAGGAGGATTAAAGAACAATACTTATTACTTTGAGGGTAAGGAATATCAGTTGCCCAGACATGGTTTTGCCAGGGACAAAGATTTCCAGGTAAAGCAGCTAAGTGCTACAGAAGCCTTGCTTACACTTTCTGATGATGAAGAAAGCCTGAAGGTTTATCCTTTCAGATTTGTGCTACAGCTGCGTTATCAACTTTCAGACAGGGCAATTTCCTGTACTTATGAGGTGTTAAACCCCGATAATGAAAAGTCAATGTTGTTTTCCATTGGTGGCCATCCGGCATTTGCGACATCAACGGAAGGCGGTTTAAAGTATACCGACTACTTTTTGCAGTTTAACAAGGATACCGAACTGGTGTACCATAAAGTTAAACATGACCTGATTGACAGTGAAACTGCGGTTATTGAATTAAAAGAAGGAAAACTGCCATTAAATCATGCGCTTTTTTACGACGATGCACTGGTACTTAAAACTTTAAAAAGCGACTGCATTACCCTGCACAACCATAAAAACAAAAACGGGATCCATTTCAGGTTCAAAAATTTTCCTTTCTTCGGGATTTGGGCAGCAAAAAATGCCGATTTTGTTTGCCTGGAGCCCTGGTGTGGCCTGGCGGATGGCACAGCTCATGACCAGCACATTGAACATAAAGAAGGCATAGTTACTTTAGGCCCAAACGAAACTTTTGTCCGTAAATGGGAAGTAGAATGTTTTTAA
- a CDS encoding GAF domain-containing sensor histidine kinase: MVTHTAQDLVSVEDERIKTLYNYDLLDTPPEVPFDKLTRLAANLLKVPIAIILLVDKERIWFKSKYGLETRQIDREEGLCDSAVLAEDLYLVENAAADPRTMGHRLVTGTFGLRFYAAYPLKTRDGYNLGAFCVISKEPRKMSREDSEILRDIRDIVMHNIELRLTSKLSAARQQQILNTTAHDLKNPLTTIPVRADLIKMKKNNPEMVDTMCDQIKVASLNMVRIIDELLQSGSMESDQVHLLMMKLNVSFLVSNVVSMNLPLAERKGQTIHFSSEMDVMATGDEGKLNEVIDNLVNNAIKYSPLNTNIYVRVKTFPNHVLIEVEDEGQGLTAEDKKQLFQRFTRLSARPTAGEHSTGLGLSIVKTLVEAHGGRIFAESAGKGSGAKFSVELPLRTN, from the coding sequence ATGGTTACGCATACAGCTCAGGATCTGGTTTCGGTTGAAGACGAAAGGATTAAAACACTGTACAATTACGATCTGCTGGATACGCCTCCGGAGGTACCATTTGATAAATTGACCCGACTGGCGGCAAACCTGCTTAAAGTACCCATAGCCATTATATTACTGGTAGACAAAGAGAGAATTTGGTTTAAATCAAAGTATGGTCTGGAAACCCGGCAAATAGACCGTGAAGAGGGCTTGTGTGATTCTGCTGTATTGGCGGAGGATCTTTATCTGGTCGAAAATGCAGCTGCTGACCCAAGGACTATGGGGCACCGCCTGGTAACGGGGACTTTTGGATTAAGGTTCTATGCGGCCTACCCACTTAAAACCAGGGACGGCTATAACCTTGGGGCTTTCTGTGTGATCAGTAAAGAACCCAGAAAAATGAGCAGGGAGGATTCGGAAATTTTAAGGGACATCAGGGACATTGTGATGCACAATATTGAGCTCAGGTTAACTTCTAAGCTATCGGCTGCAAGACAGCAACAAATATTAAATACAACGGCACACGATCTTAAAAATCCCTTAACCACCATTCCGGTTCGTGCAGATCTGATCAAAATGAAGAAAAATAATCCGGAGATGGTAGATACCATGTGCGATCAGATTAAAGTTGCAAGTTTAAATATGGTCCGCATCATAGATGAACTGTTGCAATCGGGCAGTATGGAATCCGATCAGGTCCATTTGCTGATGATGAAACTCAATGTTTCCTTTCTGGTCAGTAATGTAGTATCCATGAACCTGCCTTTGGCAGAAAGAAAAGGCCAGACCATACATTTCAGTTCGGAGATGGATGTAATGGCGACTGGTGATGAGGGGAAACTGAACGAAGTGATAGATAACCTGGTCAACAATGCCATCAAGTATTCACCACTCAATACCAACATTTATGTCCGTGTAAAAACATTCCCCAATCATGTACTGATAGAAGTTGAAGATGAGGGGCAGGGCTTAACTGCTGAAGATAAAAAACAATTGTTCCAGCGTTTTACCCGATTAAGTGCGAGACCTACAGCCGGTGAGCATTCTACCGGTCTTGGACTTTCTATCGTTAAAACCCTGGTTGAAGCCCATGGCGGCCGGATCTTTGCCGAAAGTGCAGGAAAGGGTTCAGGTGCTAAATTTAGCGTTGAACTCCCTTTGCGCACAAATTAA